The following proteins are co-located in the Dyadobacter chenwenxiniae genome:
- a CDS encoding N-acetylornithine carbamoyltransferase — translation MKHFLSINDVTDLNQLISNGIAAKRNPFSDLELGKNKTIGLLFFNSSLRTRISTQKAAQNLGLNVITMNVGQDGWGLEMEEGVIMNGDKAEHVKEAAAVIGSYCDIIGIRSFAGLQDRDKDYAEIVFEQFKKYAEVPIINLESATRHPLQSLADCITIEEFKVKQRPKVVLTWLPHFKALPQAVANSFCEWMNPMDVELVITHPEGYDLAPEFVGKGQVIYNQDKALEGADFVYGKNWSSYQHYGQVLTSDPSWMITEAKMSLTDNGKFMHCLPLRRNMKVADEVLDGPRSLVIEQAANREWSAQAALREVLLNI, via the coding sequence ATGAAACACTTTCTTTCCATAAACGACGTAACCGATCTGAATCAGCTGATTTCAAATGGCATTGCAGCCAAGCGTAATCCGTTTTCTGACCTTGAGTTAGGCAAAAATAAAACCATCGGACTGCTATTTTTCAATTCTAGTTTGAGAACAAGGATCAGCACACAGAAAGCGGCGCAAAACCTTGGGCTTAATGTGATTACGATGAATGTAGGCCAGGATGGATGGGGTCTGGAAATGGAAGAAGGCGTCATTATGAACGGCGATAAAGCGGAGCACGTAAAAGAGGCGGCGGCGGTGATCGGCAGTTATTGTGATATCATTGGAATCCGGTCTTTCGCGGGCTTGCAGGATCGGGATAAGGATTATGCGGAAATTGTTTTTGAGCAGTTCAAAAAATACGCTGAGGTTCCGATTATTAACCTCGAATCCGCCACAAGGCACCCTTTGCAGTCTCTTGCTGATTGCATTACAATCGAAGAATTTAAGGTAAAACAACGTCCTAAGGTCGTTTTGACGTGGTTACCACATTTCAAAGCATTGCCACAGGCCGTTGCCAATTCATTCTGTGAATGGATGAATCCGATGGATGTGGAGCTTGTGATCACGCATCCGGAAGGTTACGATCTTGCTCCCGAATTTGTGGGAAAAGGGCAAGTTATTTATAATCAGGACAAAGCATTGGAAGGCGCAGATTTTGTTTATGGAAAAAACTGGTCGTCTTACCAGCATTATGGCCAGGTTTTAACGAGCGACCCTTCCTGGATGATTACGGAAGCAAAAATGTCCCTTACTGATAATGGTAAATTCATGCATTGCCTCCCATTGCGCCGCAATATGAAAGTGGCGGACGAGGTTTTGGATGGACCAAGATCATTGGTAATTGAACAAGCAGCCAATCGTGAATGGTCTGCACAAGCAGCATTGCGTGAAGTTTTGCTAAATATTTGA